The genomic region TTTGTGGCGttacaattttgattatttttaataatatgtaaATGATTGGACCTTCGGTTTCCTGTTTCACTTGTTCAATTGGCCAGGTCCAATTCTAACAGcatttgctatatatatatatatatatatatatatatataaaaacagatagaaataatttatctaaattttaattttacagtatatttaaaaatatcaaaataatatttattttgagttttgataataataaaaaaatcctaaatgCAAGTAAGTCTAATATGATGGAAGTTTCAAGGTCCTGTAATTGGCTGTGACTAAAGCTACCGTTGGATTCAGGGTACCTTCTTGCAAAGTCTAAATGTGGATGGAAATTGAATCCATAATGTGACAAATGAAGTCGCTGGTGATTGAGATGAAAATTTAAACCCTTTTCACAAGCGTTGATCTGTCTCTCAACCAGTTTCTATCATTTCCTCAATCCAATTCAATCAAAGGAaccataattttcttttaatttggacCACTTTAATTtgtgatatatattttttacaaatatgaatGAGAACACTGGTAGGCCTCAAGCTTGGAAGGCAGGCTATTAATGAATTCATGtagatttgaagtttttgtTACCTTTACGTAATCCACATGAGAATAAGTTTTTGAAGTGAGGCTTAAAACTTTAATAGGTAAAGTTGGAATTTtatcttatataaatttaattcgtggattttcttttaaattattttaatttaagtctcatcatatatatatatatataaatttattttatctaaaccCGAATTTATTGGATTGAAATATTGATGAGTTAGGAAAATTGGAATGTTGTCATATTTCGTAAGGAGGCCTAAATATTATTGATATctctattttctattaaataaattatttttgtttttgtttagttttattagattaaaatcatttaattgttgatatctgtttttatttaaagatatataaataaattgtaatacaatgaaataaaaaatttattatttcaaactTCAACAATGATTTTTTTACCAATATATTAtggattgattttaattaaatattgaaattaattgttttaaaaatgaagTCAATGGTGATTGAGATGAAAATTCCAACCCCTTTCACAAGCATTGATTATTCGCCTCTTCTATCGTTTTCTTAATCCAATTCAATCAAAGGGgaaccctttttttcttttaattaatttggacCACTTTGATTTGTGACAAAtttgtttttacaaatataaataaaaacaatgaatGGATGAAAATGGTGCTCGGCCTTGCACGCTGGGATGGAAATTGGAAGGCAATTGCATTGTTATTGTCAGTATCAATGAAAATTAACTtcactttgatttttcttttttctttttttaaacataattttctcTTAATATGAACAACTTGATTTCTGGTTTTTTCCTTACAAATAttaatagggtaaattataaaatgtcactcaactattattttggttatattttggtcattgaactattgatttttttatttaatcattaaatttttcgaaattatatatattggtgCCTCAAAAGCTAATTTAGGCTTTTTATTGGTCCAATAACAATTttagccctcaatgtttacaattatatcagtttgatcctaaatataaaatattcaacaaacTTAGCTctcaatgtttataaaatttgtcattttaattcaaattctaaaagaaatcaataaattaagccttcaaaatttacaaacgttgtcaattagttttaattgaaaaattcaataaattaattttggtcctttacaaaattaataatttaagctTCTTAACCCAAGAATCTTAACtttaagtttcaaaattttataattttatcctaCTCCGATATGAAATTTCCAACATAGTCTTTGGCATAGACTATTTTTATACACCCTATTTATCAATGCAACACATGGCAAAGGGAACAAAGGAATGAAGAGAACACCatagtaattatatttaaaacattacaaATGATAAATCAAAGTGGATTACAAATCTTTGGCCAAGGCTATAACAGTCGACCAACCaacttataataataaaaaaatcactaaacaacAAATTTCAATACTcgaaatagataaaaaaaaaatgaccTCAAGTTGCCATCTTCAGCTCAAAATGACTTGTTTAGTCATAAATAAAGTTACGTGAATTGTCtagaatttaaactaaaattataaattttgtaaacattgaggactaaatttattgaatattttatattcaaaaacattggaggactaaattttgttattaaactaataaaaagttcaaaaacaaCTTTGAGCATCGATAATATTTGATTTCtaaaagtttagtgactaaagtaaaaaaattaataatttaatgactaaaataaaaagaaggcaataatttaataacagtTTTTTGTCGTTTACCCCTACTAATAACTAGAATTGATGAAGATAATCATCATTCTTAATCTAAAGAAGAATCCCTCTTACACATCAGATTCCTTATATCAAAGATTTGAAAGAAAAACTTCCACAACCACTCCAAAGAAGGCTTGATAAtagttttgataaaaaaaactacaGCCGTCGAGTTCAGAATACATGCTCCCACTCCACTCTTATTCTCACTCAACCTTCTCATTTTACATTCTCCTTTTGCCTGACATCTCTGAGAGAAACATGAAAGGGTGGTTAATACCCTTGtattttctgttattttccCTCTTCTTTACCTCCAATTCCTGTGCTCTACCACTACCGTCGTGCCCTCATGACCAAAGTGCTGCCTTAACCCAATTCAACAACTCCTTTTCCGTTCATTGCTCCTTATACCCCCAAAGTGCTAAGACAATCTCTTGGAAGAAAGGAACAAACTGTTGTTTGTGGGATGGGGTTAAGTGTGATAGCGAAGCAGGGAATGTGATTACACTTGACCTTAGCTTCAGCTGCCTTATTGGTCCTCTCCACTCTAACAGCACCCTCTTCCTTCTCCGCCATCTCCGTCAGCTAAACCTTGCTGGGAATCATTTCAACATGTCCCCGATTGCATCCCAGTTTGGTAAGTTGACTAGTTTGACCCATCTAAACATCTCTGAATCAGGATTTAAAGGTAAAATCCCCCTTGCAATCTCATACCTTTCTAAACTGTTGTCCCTCGACCTATCCGATAATCATGGTTTGATCTTTGAAGGGCATGTCTTTGAAAATATCGTGGAAAACCTGACGCAACTAAGACACCTTCATCTCTCAAATATCGATATGTCTTCAGTTGCACCTACCTCTTTCATTAACATGTCTTCTTACATAACAACTCTTATCCTTGGGGATAATGTCTTCAAGGAAAGTTCCCCGAAGATGTTTTCCACTTTCCATACCTGCAGAAGTTCGAACTTTTTGAGATCGATAACCAGCTAGAACTCAAGTTCCCAAAGACAAATTGGAGTGGTCCCCTCAAGTCATTGCAAGTCTCATCTCCATATTTGCAGGAACTACCTGATTCAGTTGGCAATCTTAGATCTCTGGAGATATTGGATCTCGGCGGTGGTAATTTGAAAGGTCCAATTCCAGCATCTCTCGGAAACCTCACACAACTTGAACATCTAGATCTTTCCCATAATAACTTCGATGGTCCTATTCCATGTTCAGTTTTCAACTTCACTCAACTTCAGTTTCTAGATCTTTCTAAAAACAAGTTGGTGGGTTCCTTTCCCTCAAAAGTGAGTGGGCTTTCACAACTTAGTATTCTACGCCTTCATCACAACTTTCTCAGTGGCAGGGTACCATCCTGGTTCTTCACTCTTCCATCTTTAGTTGAGTTAATGCTCAATAGTAACAAGTTGAATGGCAATTTTGAATTGACCAAACTATCAGAGCTCAGCAAACTTGAGGTGCTCTCTCTCTCGGATAATGCTTTGTCATCATTTACCAGTGCAAGCAATTCCAATTACTCTTTGCCTTGTCTTGTGAGTTTACAACTCTCTTCTTGCAACATCAGCGAATTTCCAAATTTTGTAAGAAATTTAGAAGGTTTGAACTTTCTAAACCTTTCTTACAATAGAATTCATGTTATCGAGGCAGATATGTTTCTAAAGTTTAAAGGCCTTCAAGTCTTGGATCTTTCGCACAACATTCATCTGTCTGTGGGCAACAATAGCGAGGTTGATCTTGTTTTGCCCTGGCTTAGTGACTTGTGCATGTCTTCTTGTAATATAACtgaattatcaaatttcttgaCAACGCAAGAGAGTTTGATGTTTTTAGACCTTTCAAACAACAATATTCAAGGACGAATTACAGAGCAAGAAAACAATTGGGGAAGCAACCTAGTGAATCTTGATCTCTCTAACAATTTGTTGACAGCTCTAGAATATTATCCATGGAAGAGTATTGAACTTCTTGATCTTGGCTCCAACCTGATAGAAGGGCCACTTCTAGCACCTCCACCTTCCACGATGGCTTTCTTAATCTCAAACAACAGATTAAATGGAGAAATTCCATCTTCGATATGTAATCCAGAGAGTTCGTATCTCATTCTTTATCTCGACTTGTCCTATAACAACTTGAGTGGAGCAATCTCAAAATGCCTGGGCTTGAGATATCATTCAAATTTGGATTTGCAGATGAATAAGTTTTACGGAAACATCCCTGATTTTTGGGTTGAGAGAAATTACGGGTTACAAATACTTAACCTCAACAACAATGATTTTGATGGGTCATTACCTAAATCCTTGGCCAATTGTCTTGGTTTAGAAGTGTTAAATCTTGCAAACAACAAGATAAATGACACGTTTCCACACTGGTTGGGAGACCTTCCTCGGCTAAAAGTTCTTGTGTTGCGCTCCAACTATTTTCATGGGCAAATAGCTCATTCTGCAAATGAGTCGCATTTCTCGACTCTGCAAATTTTAGACCTCTCGCATAATAGGTTTTCTGGTTTTCTGCCAACAACATACTTTAGAAATTTCAAAGGTATGATGAATTTGGCCAGTGTTCCAATGGAATATATAGGAGCTGACAGAAGCTATTACATTTATTCCTTGGCTTTAACAATGAAAGGTGTGGAATTCATGCTCGAGAGAGTTCTAACTATTTTTGCAGCCATCGATATGTCAAGCAACAGATTCGAAGGAACAATTCCAGAGACAGTTGGAAACCTTATTTCTCTCGAAGTGCTCAACTTGTCTCATAATCACTTAACTGGTCATATTCCTTCCTCATTAGGAAATCTGGCACAACTGGAGTCACTAGATCTCTCTTGCAACAAGCTTGTTGGGGAGATTCCTTCAGAGCTGACTGATCTGAATTTTCTTGAAGTGTTAAACCTGTCAGAGAACCAGCTCGTTGGGCTCATACCTCAGGGAAAACAATTCAACACCTTCCTCAACGATTCCTACGTTGGCAATACAGAGTTGTGTGGGTTTCCCGTGTCAAAAAGCTGTGGCCATAGTGATCCACCATCAGCAATTTTTGAAGAAGAGGAATTTGATTCTGCATTTGGACTGGATTGGAAATTTGTAATGATGGGTTATGGATGTGGATTGGTTTTTGGATTTTCAGCAGGATACATCATGATGACAATTCGGAAACCAAAATGGCTTGTTTGGATGATTCAACAAGCAGGCAACAGAGTTCTTAGGAGATTCAAGAAAAATCGTTGAGGAAGATGGAATTTGTGATGACAGATGTTTTCTCATCGATGGCTAGCTGGTTGAACACCTTTTCTATAGAATATCTCTCgcttgctccataattttagatttaagagTTTGTCTCATTTTTGTATTGTCTTGTTTTTTTTAGGTTTCTGtccatgtgttgttgatgatcactaaattaactaaaattacgacaaaggcaagcgcacctatcgaataATAATATAGCTAATGTGAGtcgggaatatcgtatccacaaggactaaaagtactagtacttactatttttctattatataGCCGATAATTTGAaggaattatttttaatttaaaactaacTAAACTAATTACTAAGAACGCAATAGAGAATGAATTAGgaaaaataatcgaataaaaCAATGTGATAGGCAATAcgcaggaaagaatccacctagacttcacttattattctgaatctgaattaaatgatttattcacttgcgCCTTGATCAGTAGGAATCCCTAAGTTatattaatatctctttcgagagtaagaataattgactctaggttgattaattgaaatttctttctaattaaaccGCTATTGTTGCATTAACtcaatctatggattcccctattagatttgactctaatccggtagatttatgttgtcctatttctaggattgcatgcaactccattcaattatgctagatctactcttaaacagggatTTTTGCTtcactgaaataagcacattaagcataaattaatattctgaaaacattaaaacacgaaataagcatacataattgaaaacaagaatcaattatttatcatgtaattcagaaatcaaataataagattcatataggtttcatcttccctaggtatttagggaatttagttcataatctgaAATAACAtcatctcaaagttaggataacaacaagacataaagaaactcaataaaacttctaaAGAAATTGAATGGAGatattcaatcttgaaggagatccaCTTCTGAAATGAATCTGGTGGCGTTCTTTAAGTCTTTTCTTCGTTCTTCTCTCCGTGTCCCCTTAGGTCCTCTTCTActatgtatttataaattttagaatgcTTAGAATCCCAAAAACTTAGCTTTTTCCACGTAAAAGAGAAACATGGTGCGATACCGACACGAGCTGGCACATAGGCGTGTAGCCAGCCTTGTAGCTCAAACAGGCGTGTGCCCAGCCTGTGTGGATCTTGAAAATAGCTTTTTTGTCTAATTTTGGCCCGTTTTTCACTCCTTTTGCTCCCCTATGCTCACCTaatatagaaacatgaatttaaagtattaggagcatcaaattcactcaTTTACGtaataaatcatccaaaaatgcatcaaaaatggaattaaaacatgttacttttatagcttatcagtTGTTGTTAAGAAATGGCTTGCATGCAGTATGGTTTTGTCATTGCATGCATGTTGCAATAGGACAACATGCTGTTAGTGTTTGTATTTTGTATCTTTGTTTATTAGTTACATTTGAACTAAGCTAAAAATGTATTTGTTTTGATTAGGTGCTGATAGACTTATAAATCAGCTTAACCAAGTGTGCAAGTTaagttttataagttttataattttgaagaCAATGTAATGACAGATTTGCTTTCAGTCAAGATGTTTACTTGTTTAAATGgttgtaaaatttcagctatcaATATGATGAACCTTTTCAAcatttctttctcttgttttttttttatcctatCAAGCAATTTTTCTTCAAGTTCACAGCTTgatcttttgttatttttgatgCAAGTCATTGAAGTTTGTTGCTTAAGACTCATCTTTGTTTTCGATTTTGTTTCTTaacaccaacaattggtatcgaAAGCCAACTTCTTAGAGggccttttctattttttattctcaaaacaACATGTCTTCATCCAGTTTCTCTCCAGCTCTACCAtcagtgtaacaccccttacccgtattccttgaTGGAATAGAGCACGaggtattactatttttttttaaatttcggcagcatttctgcttatttttacataaaacctcctgcaaattttcaaagaaCAATTTCAAACGATCTTAATATTTCAACCAATTACAGTATTATATGTGCATAcacaatttattcaataataaacACCAACATTTTTAACCGAACAATATTTTacaaacatatttatatcatattacattaagtcatctatacatgccatgtttcaaAAGTATTGATTACAAAATACCCCGAGAGATGACGATAGTGTGGATGATATTCTGACTTCGTCCAACTTCCGGCAGATTGTTATCACTataatcaagagaaaaataaagaagagtaagcatatagcttagtaagtaaccACATGAcaaattaatcaatttcttataatattacaaagtgatataattttaatcattcataaatttcattgtttgctcaatttccagcaagctgtttttctgtgTCACAgttgctaatttatttttatctggagctacagagctccaaattgagttccgtaaattttctccgaaactagactcatatacctttctaccataaaattttcatatttttttatttttccaattagtacagtttattcttcaaatcttcccctatttcactgctcgataGTTCTGACCACcctttactaaaatctatttaacactctgtaaaaaattaatataaggTTCTTGTttatttctacagaaaatagacttaatgaggaatttaatcatataaatttaaacccacaattatttttgtacaacttttggtgattttccaaagttggaacaggggatcTCGAAATCTATTCagccctgtctcactaaaatttaaatatctcaaaatatataactcttttgcttgctatgattctttcatatgaaaatggactcattcagcttcaatttcatatattagccaacctctaattcaaattccaccatttatggtgaattttccAAGTTACCCAACTGCTGTTGTTTTAAACTGTTTGTAACCAACTTGCTCTTTTGTAGTTTTGATACTTCCATTCATCTTACACATGGGTTGATTAAATATCAAACACAATATTCCCCACACaatcatatttaatttacatgttcaATCACCCTTCCAATTTTCCTGCTGAACACTCAGAATATTAAccgttatttggtggattcagcacttagcaaccccttgggggaatcagtaCTTAGCAACCCCCCTTttacacattaaaaaatatggtggaatcagcacttagcaaccaccaatgattcggggaatcagcacttagcaacgcCTTATACAATCCGTTacagtggaatcagcacttagcaaccaccgaTGAtttggggaatcagcacttagcaacccccctTTTGCACATTCAAAAatatggtggaatcagcacttagcaaccaccgaTAAtttggggaatcagcacttagcaaccccttgggggaatcagcacttagcaacccccttttaTGTTCAATGTATTATgacttattccgagtgttcaaccagAAACTTTGTTTTTCAACGCTTTACTACCTTCCAATTTAACCACATTTTAGAGTCTATATCGAGTATTCGTTCCATTTTCAATCAAATCCcagcaatatatataaaataacattaaaataatacattaaatcacaTGCATACTTACCTCGGAACAAAATATTGTGATTTTGCGATTTACTCCTCGaccttttcttttccccgtttAAGGTGgtcttcacgtctttcttgatctataatagcaaaattagcttatttaacattcacatttaataaaacaatcctcgactcaaattttgcaaaaattacgattttgtccctaaacttttgcatatttccattttcatccctaagctcgaaaattaaatttcacaccttattcttatgttttacaacatgctaaacacttttcccttctatggcaacatcaaatttcACACATCACTCTAACAtacacttatgaacaataaatatttttaccgattatatcGATTTACCCGGTTTTACTTAAAACTgcttagcaaaaattgtttaacataatttctagcttcatattctaccattaaacagcaaaataaacacatttcacctatgggtatttttccaaatataaaccctaacacgaattaatggtagaataagctaaaccaagttaccgggactccaaaaacgtaaagaacattaaaaacggggcttggaatcacttactatggagcttggaagcttaaaaaccctaaatatggcttcccccttgctgatttcgttcaccatgaagaagatgagcatattttgacatctttttcccatttaattttatttaattaccaaatgactaaaatgcccttacttaaaaaaaatctatttcactaattctatgcccatttttgtctatcaactaactaatggtctaattaccacataaagacctcccatttaaaattttataacaattagacacctctaagatgtagaactcaactttttcactttttacaatttagtgcttttgactaaattgagtgcccaaacgtcgaaattttcgaacgaaatttttacgaaaattttccatgaaattgtagaccataaaa from Gossypium raimondii isolate GPD5lz chromosome 1, ASM2569854v1, whole genome shotgun sequence harbors:
- the LOC105777194 gene encoding receptor-like protein 34, with product MKGWLIPLYFLLFSLFFTSNSCALPLPSCPHDQSAALTQFNNSFSVHCSLYPQSAKTISWKKGTNCCLWDGVKCDSEAGNVITLDLSFSCLIGPLHSNSTLFLLRHLRQLNLAGNHFNMSPIASQFGKFPEDVFHFPYLQKFELFEIDNQLELKFPKTNWSGPLKSLQVSSPYLQELPDSVGNLRSLEILDLGGGNLKGPIPASLGNLTQLEHLDLSHNNFDGPIPCSVFNFTQLQFLDLSKNKLVGSFPSKVSGLSQLSILRLHHNFLSGRVPSWFFTLPSLVELMLNSNKLNGNFELTKLSELSKLEVLSLSDNALSSFTSASNSNYSLPCLVSLQLSSCNISEFPNFVRNLEGLNFLNLSYNRIHVIEADMFLKFKGLQVLDLSHNIHLSVGNNSEVDLVLPWLSDLCMSSCNITELSNFLTTQESLMFLDLSNNNIQGRITEQENNWGSNLVNLDLSNNLLTALEYYPWKSIELLDLGSNLIEGPLLAPPPSTMAFLISNNRLNGEIPSSICNPESSYLILYLDLSYNNLSGAISKCLGLRYHSNLDLQMNKFYGNIPDFWVERNYGLQILNLNNNDFDGSLPKSLANCLGLEVLNLANNKINDTFPHWLGDLPRLKVLVLRSNYFHGQIAHSANESHFSTLQILDLSHNRFSGFLPTTYFRNFKGMMNLASVPMEYIGADRSYYIYSLALTMKGVEFMLERVLTIFAAIDMSSNRFEGTIPETVGNLISLEVLNLSHNHLTGHIPSSLGNLAQLESLDLSCNKLVGEIPSELTDLNFLEVLNLSENQLVGLIPQGKQFNTFLNDSYVGNTELCGFPVSKSCGHSDPPSAIFEEEEFDSAFGLDWKFVMMGYGCGLVFGFSAGYIMMTIRKPKWLVWMIQQAGNRAEAVNTIVYLQNRLPTKTLLEKTLFEVWFGFKPSVAHLRVFSCIYYAHFPTVKKEKLEKKAQLSIFVGYSSVKKGYRILDPTTYKVFVSIDVVFDEKPTWISDKDEPESVAEDLVTRPNEGDQIGQKMNFKHEFVRGTKLISEVYERVDIAAVEPVDFEEAETQESWRQAMLNEISMIHKNRTWELVERPVHKKVIIVKWVFRAKQNANGSLNKLKAVLVVKGFKQQHGVDYFKTFAPVAILDTIRLLLALAAQRQWKIHQPDVKSAFLNGFPSEEIYVE